Part of the Cryptosporangium arvum DSM 44712 genome, CCAACCGGGCCACGATCGGCAACATGAGCCCCGAGTTCGGCTCCACCGCCGCGATCTTCCCCATCGACGCCGAGACCGTGAACTACCTGCGGCTGACCGGGCGTCCGGAGCAGCAGCTGAAGCTGGTCGAGGCCTACGCCCGCGAGCAGGGCATGTGGCACGACCCGTCGGTCGAGCCGGTGTTCTCCGAGTACCTCGAGCTGGACCTGGCGACGGTCGTCCCGTCGATCGCCGGCCCGAAGCGCCCGCAGGACCGGATCGTGCTGGCCGAGGCGAAGTCCCAGTGGCGCGGCGACATCCGCACCTACGTCGACGACGTCGCGCAGTACGGCCCGGCCGACGAGGCCTCCGAGGAGTCTTTCCCGGCGTCGGACTCGCCGGCGAACGGGCGCAACACCGAGGCCGACAAGCCGCACCACGGCGCACCGGGGTCGGAGCGCCCCTCGAAGAAGACCTCGGTCACGATGGCCGACGGCACCACGTTCGAACTCGACCACGGCGCGGTGACGATCGCCGCGATCACGTCGTGCACGAACACCTCGAACCCGTCGGTGATGATCGGCGCGGCGCTGCTGGCCAAGAAGGCCGTCGAGCGCGGCCTGACCCGCAAGCCGTGGGTGAAGACGACGCTGGCCCCGGGTTCGAAGGTCGTCAGCGACTACTACGACCGCGCCGGGCTCACGCCGTACCTCGACAAGATCGGGTTCAACCTGGTCGGTTACGGGTGCACGACGTGCATCGGCAACTCGGGCCCGCTGCAGGACGAGATCTCCGCGGCGATCAACGAGGCCGACCTCGCGGTGTCCGCGGTGCTCTCCGGCAACCGTAACTTCGAAGGCCGGATCAACCCCGACATCAAGATGAACTACCTGGCGTCGCCGCCGCTGGTCGTGGCGTACGCGCTGGCCGGTTCGATGGACATCGACATCACCACCGAGCCGCTGGGAACGGGGTCGGACGGCAAGCCGGTGTACCTGAGCGACATCTGGCCCTCGCCGCAGGAGGTCGAGGAGGTCATCGCCTCCGCGATCCACAGCGAGATGTTCTCGCGTGACTACGCCGACGTGTTCGCGGGTGACGAGCGCTGGCAGAACCTGCCGACGCCGACCGGCAACACGTTCGAGTGGGACACCGAGTCGACGTACGTCCGCAAGCCCCCGTACTTCGAGGGCATGCCGGAGAAGCCGACGCCGGTGACCGACATCGACGGCGCCCGGGTGCTGCTGAAGCTCGGCGACTCGGTGACGACCGACCACATCTCCCCCGCCGGGGCGATCAAGGCGGATTCGCCGGCCGGTAAGTACCTCACCGAGCACGGCGTCGAGCGGCGCGACTTCAACTCGTACGGATCGCGGCGCGGTAACCACGAGGTGATGATCCGCGGCACGTTCGCGAACATCCGGCTGCGCAACCAGATCGCTCCCGGCACCGAGGGTGGTTTCACCCGGGACTTCTCCGCCGACGGCTCGGTGACGACCGTGTACGACGCCGCGCAGAACTACGCGTCGGCCGGTACGCCGCTGGTCGTGCTGGCGGGCAAGGAGTACGGCTCGGGGTCCTCGCGTGACTGGGCGGCCAAGGGCACGGCGCTGCTCGGCGTGCGTACCGTCATCGCCGAGTCGTACGAGCGCATCCACCGCTCGAACCTGATCGGCATGGGTGTGCTGCCG contains:
- a CDS encoding aconitate hydratase, whose amino-acid sequence is MDSFGSAGSLTVGDENYEIFRLSAVEGLQDKIAKLPYSLKVLLENLLRTEDGANVTADHIRALANWDPQAEPDTEIQFTPARVVMQDFTGVPCVVDLATMREAVAELGGDPAKINPLAPAELVIDHSVIADVFGAPDAFARNVDLEYQRNLERYQFLRWGQGAFNEFKVVPPGTGIVHQVNIEHLARVVMVRGEAKTAYPDTCVGTDSHTTMVNGLGVLGWGVGGIEAEAAMLGQPVSMLIPRVVGFKLNGELPEGTTATDLVLTITEILRKHGVVGKFVEFYGEGVTAVPLANRATIGNMSPEFGSTAAIFPIDAETVNYLRLTGRPEQQLKLVEAYAREQGMWHDPSVEPVFSEYLELDLATVVPSIAGPKRPQDRIVLAEAKSQWRGDIRTYVDDVAQYGPADEASEESFPASDSPANGRNTEADKPHHGAPGSERPSKKTSVTMADGTTFELDHGAVTIAAITSCTNTSNPSVMIGAALLAKKAVERGLTRKPWVKTTLAPGSKVVSDYYDRAGLTPYLDKIGFNLVGYGCTTCIGNSGPLQDEISAAINEADLAVSAVLSGNRNFEGRINPDIKMNYLASPPLVVAYALAGSMDIDITTEPLGTGSDGKPVYLSDIWPSPQEVEEVIASAIHSEMFSRDYADVFAGDERWQNLPTPTGNTFEWDTESTYVRKPPYFEGMPEKPTPVTDIDGARVLLKLGDSVTTDHISPAGAIKADSPAGKYLTEHGVERRDFNSYGSRRGNHEVMIRGTFANIRLRNQIAPGTEGGFTRDFSADGSVTTVYDAAQNYASAGTPLVVLAGKEYGSGSSRDWAAKGTALLGVRTVIAESYERIHRSNLIGMGVLPLQFPAGESAESLGLTGEETFSVAGVTALNDGSTPRTVKVTTDTGVEFDAVVRIDTPGEADYYRHGGIMQYVLRSLLG